A window of the Corythoichthys intestinalis isolate RoL2023-P3 chromosome 6, ASM3026506v1, whole genome shotgun sequence genome harbors these coding sequences:
- the zgc:154093 gene encoding cdc42 effector protein 2 isoform X1 — MDEMRMFSLPRQPLLKTKPSRAVCAVLGVEASSWTLCAPSLWCLCLLPSTPEWLVVSGGGGESPRRMPAKTPMYLKSSTPKRGKKPKLRDVLSGDMISPPLGDVRHSAHVGPRGERDMFGDVGFLSGKMDMLPARKGDARSHSVDGSNGNEAAASDYSYNGFHYERSSSGLLKNTISMPAFVAHEQAPPKPPRLHLDDGKHGHLQPSDVHDKRHGRRPVENGGGDISLSPSLRRLVPSSGSFSEVSSEESVSDICGRRGLSLDSDAGLSNEDLCDDSPYGLFPRSDSVAALDLDLDLGPSILDDVLGIMDRYKDVEHRCEL; from the coding sequence ATTGAAGACGAAGCCCTCCAGAGCAGTCTGCGCCGTCCTGGGTGTTGAAGCGTCTTCCTGGACTCTTTGCGCCCCTTCATTGTGGTGTCTCTGTCTGCTTCCCAGCACACCCGAGTGGTTAGTGGTGTCCGGCGGAGGCGGCGAGTCGCCCCGCAGGATGCCGGCCAAGACCCCTATGTACCTGAAGAGCAGCACGCCCAAAAGAGGCAAGAAGCCCAAACTGCGTGATGTGCTATCGGGCGACATGATCAGCCCCCCGCTTGGCGATGTGCGCCACAGCGCCCATGTGGGGCCGCGTGGCGAGCGCGACATGTTCGGGGATGTAGGATTCCTCTCGGGGAAGATGGACATGTTGCCAGCGCGGAAAGGCGACGCTCGCTCACACAGCGTGGACGGAAGCAACGGGAACGAGGCCGCCGCCTCGGACTACTCCTACAACGGATTCCACTACGAGCGCTCGTCTTCGGGTTTATTGAAGAACACCATCTCCATGCCTGCCTTCGTCGCTCACGAACAAGCCCCGCCCAAGCCGCCGCGCCTTCATTTAGATGATGGCAAGCATGGCCACCTACAGCCCTCGGACGTCCACGACAAGCGGCATGGGCGGCGCCCTGTAGAGAACGGAGGCGGGGACATCTCCCTGTCACCCTCCCTCCGACGACTGGTCCCGTCGTCCGGGTCCTTCTCCGAAGTCTCGTCGGAGGAGTCTGTGTCCGACATCTGCGGGCGGCGAGGCCTCAGTCTGGACTCAGACGCTGGTCTCAGCAATGAGGATCTGTGTGACGATTCGCCATACGGACTCTTCCCGCGATCAGACTCCGTTGCGGCCTTGGACTTGGACCTGGATTTGGGGCCGTCCATTCTGGACGACGTCCTTGGAATCATGGACCGCTACAAGGACGTGGAGCACCGATGCGAGCTATGA
- the ercc2 gene encoding general transcription and DNA repair factor IIH helicase subunit XPD — MKLNIDGLLVYFPYDYIYPEQYSYMLELKRTLDAKGHGVLEMPSGTGKTISLLSLIVAYQRAYPLDVTKLIYCSRTVPEIEKVVEELRKLMEFYSKETGEKNNYLALALSSRKNLCIHPEVSSLRFGKEVDGKCHSLTASYIRAQHHSNPNQPVCRFYEEFDAVGRQVPLPAGIYNLDDLKDFGRRKGWCPYYLARYSLLHANIVVYSYHYLLDPKIADLVSKELAKQSVVVFDEAHNIDNVCIDSMSVNITRRTLDRCQGNVDTLQNTIQKIKETDASKLKEEYRRLVEGLKEANVARETDVYLANPVLPDEILKEAVPGNIRTAEHFVGFLKRFMEYLKSRLRVQHVVQESAPQFLKDIFEKVCIDRKPLRFCAERLQSLLRTLEIADIADFSAVTLISNFATLVSTYSQGFTIIIEPFEDRTPTIANPVLHFSCMDPSIAIKPVFQRFQSVIITSGTLSPLDIYPRILDFRPVTMASFTMTLARTCLCPLIVGRGNDQVALSSKFETREDFAVIRNYGNLLLEMSAVVPDGIVAFFTSYVYMENIVASWYEQGILENIQKNKLIFIETQDAAETSMALEKYQEACENGRGAILLSVARGKVSEGIDFVHHFGRAVIMFGVPYVYTQSRILKARLEYLRDQFQIRENDFLTFDAMRHAAQCVGRAIRGKTDYGLMIFADKRYARADKRGKLPRWIQEHINDGSLNLTVDETVQLSKHFLRQMAQPFRQEDQLGLSLLTLEQLQSEEMLKKIAEMAHQS, encoded by the exons ATGAA GCTCAATATCGACGGTCTGTTAGTGTATTTTCCTTACGACTACATATATCCTGAACAATATTCGTACATGTTGGagctgaagaggacgctggatgCTAAG GGCCATGGCGTCCTGGAAATGCCTTCAGGAACCGGCAAGACCATATCACTGCTGTCCCTTATTGTTGCCTATCAGAGG GCGTACCCTCTGGATGTTACCAAGCTTATCTACTGTTCCAGAACGGTCCCCGAGATTGAGAAG GTGGTAGAGGAGCTGAGGAAGCTGATGGAGTTTTATTCCAAAGAGACGGGCGAGAAAAATAACTATCTGGCTCTGGCACTCTCCTCCCGAAAGAACCTTTGCATCCACCCGGAG GTGAGCAGCCTGCGCTTTGGCAAGGAAGTGGACGGAAAGTGCCACAGTCTGACGGCGTCGTACATCCGCGCACAACATCACAGTAACCCCAACCAGCCCGTTTGCCGCTTCTACGAG GAATTTGATGCGGTGGGTCGGCAGGTACCTCTTCCCGCCGGTATTTACAACCTGGACGACCTGAAGGACTTTGGTCGCAGGAAAGGATGGTGTCCCTATTACCTTGCACGGTACTCG CTCCTGCACGCCAACATCGTGGTGTACAGCTACCACTACCTGCTGGACCCCAAGATAGCAGACCTGGTGTCCAAGGAGCTGGCCAAACAGTCTGTGGTGGTCTTTGACGAGGCGCACAACATAG ACAACGTGTGTATCGATTCCATGAGTGTCAACATCACCAGACGGACGCTGGACCGTTGCCAGGGGAACGTAGATACGCTGCAGAATACCATTCAGAA GATCAAGGAGACCGATGCCTCCAAATTGAAGGAGGAATATCGCCGCCTAGTGGAAGGTCTGAAGGAAGCAAATGTGGCGAGGGAGACCGATGTGTACCTGGCCAATCCCGTGCTGCCGGATGAAATCCTAAAAG AGGCCGTTCCCGGCAACATCCGCACGGCCGAGCATTTTGTGGGTTTTCTGAAACGTTTCATGGAATACTTGAAGTCACGCCTGAGGGTGCAGCACGTGGTGCAAGAGAGCGCCCCGCAGTTCCTCAAGGACATCTTTGAAAAAGTCTGCATCGACCGCAAGCCTCTCAG GTTTTGCGCCGAGCGGCTGCAGTCGCTGTTGCGGACGCTGGAGATCGCGGACATCGCCGACTTCTCGGCCGTCACGCTTATCTCCAACTTCGCCACGCTGGTCAGCACATACAGCCAAG GTTTCACCATCATCATCGAGCCTTTTGAAGACAGAACTCCAACTATAGCCAACCCAGTGTTGCACTTCAG CTGCATGGACCCTTCCATTGCCATCAAACCCGTCTTTCAGAGATTCCAGTCGGTAATCATCACTTCAGGG ACACTGTCCCCGCTGGACATCTACCCTCGCATCCTAGACTTCCGGCCCGTCACCATGGCCTCTTTTACCATGACACTGGCGCGAACCTGCCTCTGCCCACTG ATTGTCGGTCGTGGAAACGATCAGGTGGCTCTCAGCTCCAAGTTTGAGACCAGAGAGGATTTTG cTGTGATTCGTAACTACGGCAACCTGCTGCTGGAGATGTCCGCCGTGGTTCCTGACGGCATCGTGGCGTTTTTCACCagctacgtttacatggagaACATTGTGGCGTCCTGGTATGAGCAG GGAATCCTGGAGAACATTCAAAAGAATAAGCTGATTTTCATCGAGACGCAGGATGCCGCAGAGACCAGCATGGCACTGGAGAAGTACCAAGAG GCGTGCGAGAACGGCAGAGGAGCCATCCTGCTTTCGGTGGCGCGAGGGAAAGTGTCGGAGGGGATCGATTTTG TGCATCACTTTGGTCGAGCAGTCATCATGTTTGGCGTTCCGTACGTTTACACACAGAGCCGCATCCTCAAG GCTCGTCTGGAGTACTTGCGGGATCAATTCCAGATCCGAGAAAACGACTTCCTCACCTTCGACGCCATGCGACACGCCGCGCAGTGCGTCGGCCGGGCCATTCGAGGAAAGACTGACTATGGACTTATGATTTTTGCAGACAAG CGTTACGCCCGAGCAGACAAGCGCGGCAAGCTTCCCCGCTGGATCCAGGAGCACATCAACGACGGCAGCCTCAACCTGACCGTGGACGAGACCGTGCAGCTGTCCAAGCATTTCCTCAGACAGATGGCTCAGCCTTTCAGACAG GAAGACCAGCTGGGTCTGTCTCTGCTGACGCTGGAGCAGCTGCAGTCAGAGGAGATGTTGAAGAAGATCGCCGAGATGGCTCATCAGAGCTAA
- the zgc:154093 gene encoding cdc42 effector protein 2 isoform X2, whose amino-acid sequence MPAKTPMYLKSSTPKRGKKPKLRDVLSGDMISPPLGDVRHSAHVGPRGERDMFGDVGFLSGKMDMLPARKGDARSHSVDGSNGNEAAASDYSYNGFHYERSSSGLLKNTISMPAFVAHEQAPPKPPRLHLDDGKHGHLQPSDVHDKRHGRRPVENGGGDISLSPSLRRLVPSSGSFSEVSSEESVSDICGRRGLSLDSDAGLSNEDLCDDSPYGLFPRSDSVAALDLDLDLGPSILDDVLGIMDRYKDVEHRCEL is encoded by the coding sequence ATGCCGGCCAAGACCCCTATGTACCTGAAGAGCAGCACGCCCAAAAGAGGCAAGAAGCCCAAACTGCGTGATGTGCTATCGGGCGACATGATCAGCCCCCCGCTTGGCGATGTGCGCCACAGCGCCCATGTGGGGCCGCGTGGCGAGCGCGACATGTTCGGGGATGTAGGATTCCTCTCGGGGAAGATGGACATGTTGCCAGCGCGGAAAGGCGACGCTCGCTCACACAGCGTGGACGGAAGCAACGGGAACGAGGCCGCCGCCTCGGACTACTCCTACAACGGATTCCACTACGAGCGCTCGTCTTCGGGTTTATTGAAGAACACCATCTCCATGCCTGCCTTCGTCGCTCACGAACAAGCCCCGCCCAAGCCGCCGCGCCTTCATTTAGATGATGGCAAGCATGGCCACCTACAGCCCTCGGACGTCCACGACAAGCGGCATGGGCGGCGCCCTGTAGAGAACGGAGGCGGGGACATCTCCCTGTCACCCTCCCTCCGACGACTGGTCCCGTCGTCCGGGTCCTTCTCCGAAGTCTCGTCGGAGGAGTCTGTGTCCGACATCTGCGGGCGGCGAGGCCTCAGTCTGGACTCAGACGCTGGTCTCAGCAATGAGGATCTGTGTGACGATTCGCCATACGGACTCTTCCCGCGATCAGACTCCGTTGCGGCCTTGGACTTGGACCTGGATTTGGGGCCGTCCATTCTGGACGACGTCCTTGGAATCATGGACCGCTACAAGGACGTGGAGCACCGATGCGAGCTATGA